The genomic interval GCTGAACATGGAGGACGCGATGAGCACGCTGCAGGACAAGCGCAAGTTCTATATCAACGGCCAATGGGTGGATCCGGTCAAGACCAATGATCTTGAGGTGATCGACCCTTCGACCGAGGACCCCGTGGCGGTCATTTCGCTGGGCGATCAGGCCGATACCGATGCCGCCGTTGCCGCCGCCAAGGCCGCTTTCCCCGGATGGTCCCAGACCCCCCCGGCCGAGCGGTTGGCGCATATCGAAAGGATCCTTGAGGTTTACGAAAAGCGGGCCAAGGACATGGCCGCCGCCATCACCGATGAGATGGGCGCCCCGCAGGATATGTCGCTGGACGATCAGACCGGCGCGGGCAGCTATCACATCCGGAATTTCATCACCGCCTTCAAGAATTTCGAATTCGTGAAGCCGCTGGGCGATCACGCTCCGACCTCGATGATCTCGTGGGAGCCTGTCGGCGTCGTCGGTCTGATCACGCCCTGGAACTGGCCGATGAATCAGGTGACGCTGAAGGTGATCCCGGCCCTGTTGGCGGGTGATACCTGCGTGCTGAAACCGTCCGAGATCGCGCCGCTGTCCTCGATGGTCTTTGCCGAGATCGTGGATGAGGCCGGTCTGCCGCCGGGTGTTTTCAACCTGGTGAATGGTGACGGCCTGGGGGTGGGGACGCAGCTCTCCACCCATCCGGATGTGGCGATGATCAGCTTTACCGGTTCGACCCGTGCGGGGATCGCGATCAGCAAGGCGGCCGCAGATACGTTGAAGAAAGTCGCGCTGGAACTGGGCGGCAAGGGCGCCAACCTGATCTTCGCCGATGCCGACGATCAGGCCGTGGTTCGCGGCGCAACCCATTGTTTCTACAACAGTGGTCAGTCCTGTAATGCACCGACGCGGATGCTGGTCGAACGCTCGGTCTATGATCGCGCGGTGGAAACCGCGGCCCGGGTGGCCGAGGAAACGCCGGTCGCCACGGCCCATCAGCCGGGCGCCCATATCGGCCCGGTCGTCAGCAAGCAGCAATGGGACAAGATCCAGGATCTGATCCAGAAGGGAATCGACGAAGGCGCCCGTCTGGTCGCCGGTGGCACGG from Paracoccus fistulariae carries:
- a CDS encoding aldehyde dehydrogenase family protein, whose product is MQDKRKFYINGQWVDPVKTNDLEVIDPSTEDPVAVISLGDQADTDAAVAAAKAAFPGWSQTPPAERLAHIERILEVYEKRAKDMAAAITDEMGAPQDMSLDDQTGAGSYHIRNFITAFKNFEFVKPLGDHAPTSMISWEPVGVVGLITPWNWPMNQVTLKVIPALLAGDTCVLKPSEIAPLSSMVFAEIVDEAGLPPGVFNLVNGDGLGVGTQLSTHPDVAMISFTGSTRAGIAISKAAADTLKKVALELGGKGANLIFADADDQAVVRGATHCFYNSGQSCNAPTRMLVERSVYDRAVETAARVAEETPVATAHQPGAHIGPVVSKQQWDKIQDLIQKGIDEGARLVAGGTGLPEGVNRGYYVRPTVFADVSNDMTVAQQEIFGPVLSIIPFDSEEEAIRIANDTPYGLTNYVQTQDGQRRNRLARSLQSGMVEMNGVSRGAGSAFGGVKMSGRAREGGLSGLEEFMDSKAISGWDREA